In a single window of the Gammaproteobacteria bacterium genome:
- a CDS encoding PilZ domain-containing protein: MLRHAAERRAALRVGVSCKLDYAEQGTEQNSEHTSHGTLNNLSTTGLAFQTNEQFKLGTLLDVRLDPGNTLIAPLDATIEIIRVDTAEDLSGYNIAGRITQINH, translated from the coding sequence ATGCTACGACATGCAGCAGAGCGCCGCGCTGCACTACGCGTTGGCGTAAGTTGCAAGCTGGATTATGCCGAGCAAGGCACCGAGCAAAATTCAGAGCATACAAGTCATGGTACGCTTAATAATCTAAGCACGACTGGCTTGGCATTCCAAACGAATGAGCAGTTTAAGCTCGGCACATTGCTTGATGTTCGGCTTGACCCTGGTAATACGCTGATTGCACCGCTTGATGCAACCATCGAAATTATTCGTGTTGATACGGCTGAAGACCTAAGCGGTTATAACATTGCCGGTCGCATCACCCAGATTAACCATTAA
- the trxB gene encoding thioredoxin-disulfide reductase, giving the protein MTDKTTENNPVQHRPLIILGSGPAGYSAAVYGGRANLSPMLITGIEQGGQLTTTTDVDNWPGDNDGVQGPELMERMRKHAERFDTEIVVDHIHTTHLQQRPFLLEGDNGHYTCDALIIATGASAKYLGMESEEAFKGRGVSACATCDGFFYRNKEVAVIGGGNTAVEEALYLSNIASKVTVVHRRDKFRSEKILSNRLMAKQGENINIQWDHTLDEVLGDKMGVTGMRIRSTKDDSTQDIDLSGIFIAIGHSPNTQIFAGQLDMKNGYIIIKSGLAGDATATSIAGVFAAGDVADQVYRQAVTSAGAGCMAALDAERYLEELSSA; this is encoded by the coding sequence CCCGTACAACATCGCCCGCTTATCATTCTGGGCTCTGGGCCTGCTGGCTATTCAGCGGCAGTCTATGGGGGACGTGCCAATCTGTCCCCCATGCTGATTACCGGTATTGAGCAAGGTGGCCAACTGACCACGACGACGGATGTTGATAATTGGCCTGGCGATAATGACGGTGTGCAAGGCCCGGAACTCATGGAGCGTATGCGCAAACACGCGGAACGTTTTGATACGGAGATTGTGGTCGATCATATTCATACCACCCATTTACAACAGCGCCCTTTTCTACTTGAAGGTGACAACGGCCACTATACCTGTGATGCGCTGATTATCGCTACCGGCGCGTCAGCTAAATATTTAGGTATGGAGTCAGAGGAGGCATTTAAAGGCCGTGGTGTCTCTGCCTGTGCGACCTGCGACGGGTTTTTCTATCGCAATAAAGAGGTTGCTGTCATTGGTGGCGGAAATACGGCGGTTGAAGAGGCTTTGTACCTGTCAAATATTGCTTCGAAGGTGACAGTAGTGCATCGACGGGATAAATTTCGTTCAGAGAAAATACTGTCAAACCGGCTCATGGCCAAACAGGGTGAAAACATCAATATCCAATGGGACCATACACTTGACGAGGTTTTAGGTGATAAAATGGGCGTCACGGGCATGCGTATTCGTAGCACCAAAGACGACAGCACACAAGACATTGACTTGAGCGGCATTTTTATTGCTATAGGTCACTCACCGAATACACAAATATTTGCTGGGCAACTCGATATGAAAAATGGCTATATCATCATTAAATCGGGATTGGCAGGCGATGCCACGGCGACGAGTATAGCCGGAGTGTTTGCTGCTGGTGATGTGGCTGATCAGGTCTATCGTCAGGCAGTGACCTCTGCGGGTGCCGGCTGTATGGCGGCATTGGATGCAGAGCGCTATCTTGAAGAGCTGAGTTCAGCATAA